One Aphidius gifuensis isolate YNYX2018 linkage group LG3, ASM1490517v1, whole genome shotgun sequence DNA window includes the following coding sequences:
- the LOC122852179 gene encoding protein crooked neck-like: MEKPQKMPKVAKVKNKAPAEIQITAEQLLREAKERDLEILPPPPKQKISDPHELAAYQLRKRKTFEDTIRKNRTVLSNWMKYAAWEESQREIDRARSIYERAMDVDHKNITLYLKYAEMEMRHCQVQHARNLWDKAVTLLPRVNQFWYKYTYMEEKLDQIAKAREVFRRWMEWQPDEQAWLTYIKFELRYKEIDRAKNIYEKFVITHPQVKNWVKYAKFEETHGFISRARSVFEKAVTFYGDENIDEKLILSFAKFEEGQKEHERTRIIYKYALDKLPKDKTQEIYKAYTIHEKKYGDRSGIEDVIVSKRKNQYEQEVADNPSNYDAWFDYLKLLESEGNLNHNNVREVYERAIANVPPTKQKEYWKRYIYLWINYALFEELDTEDIERCRQVYKTCIELIPHKIFTFSKIWLLYAKFEIRQKNLTIARKTLGMALGICPKDKLYREYIDLEIQLREFERCRTLYEKLLQFGPENCTTWMRFAELESSIGDIHRARAIFKLAISQPILDMPEVLWKAYIDFEISQCEPQNARDLFERLLERTSHVKVWMTYAKFELQNDIVEEGIDKVVLARRVFERGNTALRTNGDNESRALLLEAWLEFENEKGDKESRTKVSAKIPRRVRKRRRLVGDDGSDDGWEEVFDFIFPEDESQRPNLKILAAAKNWIKAKTG, from the coding sequence aaaacaaaaaatatcagatcCACATGAATTGGCAGCATATCAattgagaaaaagaaaaacttttgAGGATACTATTAGAAAAAATCGTACTGTATTAAGTAATTGGATGAAATATGCAGCCTGGGAAGAAAGCCAAAGAGAGATTGATCGTGCACGTTCAATATATGAACGTGCAATGGATgttgatcataaaaatataacattatatttaaaatatgctGAAATGGAAATGCGTCATTGTCAAGTACAACATGCTAGAAATCTTTGGGATAAAGCTGTTACATTATTACCAAGAGTCAATCAATTTtggtataaatatacatatatggaAGAAAAATTAGATCAAATTGCAAAAGCACGTGAAGTATTTAGAAGATGGATGGAATGGCAACCAGATGAACAAGCATGGTtaacatatattaaatttgaattacgttataaagaaattgatagagctaaaaatatttatgaaaaatttgttattacaCATCCGCAAGTTAAAAATTGGGTAAAATATGCTAAATTTGAAGAAACACATGGTTTTATAAGTCGTGCAAGAAGCGTATTTGAAAAAGCTGTTACATTTTATggtgatgaaaatattgatgaaaaattaatcttaTCATTTGCAAAATTTGAAGAAGGACAAAAAGAACATGAAAGAacaagaattatttataaatatgcgTTAGATAAATTACCAAAAGATAAAAcacaagaaatatataaagcgTATacaatacatgaaaaaaaatatggtgaTCGTTCTGGTATTGAGGATGTTATTgttagtaaaagaaaaaatcaatatgaaCAAGAAGTTGCTGATAATCCATCAAATTATGATGCAtggtttgattatttaaaattacttgaatccgaaggtaatttaaatcataataatgtACGTGAAGTTTATGAAAGAGCAATTGCAAATGTACCACcaacaaaacaaaaagaatattggaaaagatatatttatttatggatTAATTATGCTCTATTTGAAGAATTAGATACTGAAGATATTGAAAGATGTCGTCAAGTATATAAAACATGTATTGAATTAATAccacataaaatatttacattttcaaaaatatggtTATTATATGCTAAATTTGaaataagacaaaaaaatttaacaattgctAGAAAAACATTGGGTATGGCACTTGGTATTTGTccaaaagataaattatatcGTGAATATATTGATCTTGAAATACAATTACGTGAATTTGAAAGATGTAGAACATTGTATGAAAAATTGTTACAATTTGGTCCTGAAAATTGTACAACATGGATGAGATTTGCTGAATTAGAATCATCAATTGGTGATATTCATCGTGCTAgagcaatatttaaattggcAATATCACAACCAATACTTGATATGCCAGAAGTATTATGGAAAGCATATATTGATTTTGAAATATCACAATGTGAACCACAAAATGCTAGAGATTTATTTGAACGTCTTCTAGAAAGAACATCACATGTTAAAGTATGGATGACATATGCTAAATTTGAATTACAAAATGACATTGTTGAAGAGGGTATTGATAAAGTTGTATTGGCAAGAAGAGTATTTGAAAGAGGAAATACTGCATTAAGAACAAATGGTGATAATGAAAGTAGAGCTTTGTTGCTTGAAGCTTGGcttgaatttgaaaatgaaaaaggtGATAAAGAGAGTCGCACTAAAGTTTCAGCTAAAATTCCAAGAAGAGTTAGAAAGAGAAGGAGACTTGTTGGTGATGATGGCTCTGATGATGGTTGGGAAGaagtatttgattttattttcccAGAAGATGAGTCACAACGacctaatttaaaaattcttgctGCTGCTAAAAATTGGATTAAAGCTAAAACTGGCTAA
- the LOC122852181 gene encoding DDB1- and CUL4-associated factor 13: protein MKVKVLSRNPDEHLRETKRDIHKVQRNYDRNEHPFEAAREYMAAVRNVKLTRIFAKPFIHNLEGHKDGVSCVAKHPGKLSNLLSGSFNGEVIIWNLPTAKAERTILAHDGIVRGIAFDNEGEHFFTVGDDTAIKLWKTYPNDDEEIETPVNTIITKDPISGISHHKSTKEYVTSSDNIVSLWEETRNTSLKEITWGNDRIHDIKFNNVQTNLFASCVSNRDVILYDIRNKAPIRAVTLDLKANKLCWNPMEAYTFTTANEDFTSFTFDIRQFSKPVNIHMDHVGAVTDIDYSPTGKEFITASFDRTIRIFETSKGHSREIYHTKRMQIVTCVAWSLDNKYVISGSDEMNLRVWKSNASEKLGALKPRERAALNYSSALIDKFAAHPQVKRIARHRHVPKPIYKAQAEQKSIREREKRKEANRRRHSKPGSVPYVAERAKHIVDVKE, encoded by the exons atgaaagtTAAAGTATTATCAAGAAATCCAGATGAACATTTACGAGAGACTAAAAGAGATATTCATAaag tacaAAGAAATTATGATAGAAACGAGCATCCATTTGAGGCAGCTAGAGAATACATGGCTGCTGTtagaaatgtaaaattaacaagaatATTTGCAAAGccatttattcataatttagAAGGTCATAAAGATGGTGTTTCATGTGTTGCAAAACATCCtggtaaattatcaaatttattaagtgGTTCATTTAATGGTGAAGTTATTATTTGGAATTTACCAACTGCTAAAGCTGAAAGAACAATACTTGCTCATGATGGTATTGTACGTGGTATTGCATTTGATAATGAAGGTGAACATTTCTTTACTGTTGGTGATGATACAGCAATTAAATTATGGAAAACATATccaaatgatgatgaagaaattgAAACACCAGTTAATACTATAATAACAAAa gaTCCAATAAGTGGTATAAGTCATCATAAAAGTACAAAAGAATATGTAACATCTAGTGATAATATTGTATCATTGTGGGAAGAAACAAGAAACACATCACTAAAAGAAATAACATGGGGAAATGACAGAATacatgatattaaatttaataatgttcaAACTAATTTATTTGCATCATGTGTTTCAAATCGTGATGTTATATTATATGATATTAGAAACAAAGCACCAATAAGAGCTGTTACATTGGAtttaaaagcaaataaattatgttgGAATCCAATGGAAGCATATACATTTACAACTGCTAATGAAGATTTTAC TTCATTTACATTTGATATCCGTCAATTTAGTAAACCAGTTAATATTCATATGGATCATGTTGGTGCAGTAACAGACATTGATTATTCACCAACTGGTAAAGAATTTATAACAGCAAGTTTTGATAGAACAATTAGAATATTTGAAACAAGTAAAGGACATTCACGTGAAATTTATCATACAAAAAGAATGCAAATAGTAACATGTGTTGCTTGGtcacttgataataaatatgtcaTCAGTGGAAGTGATGAAATGAATTTACGTGTATGGAAATCAAATGCATCTGAAAAACTTGGTGCATTAAAACCTAGAGAAAGAGCTGCATTAAATTATAGTAGtgcattaattgataaatttgctGCACATCCACAAGTTAAACGTATTGCAAGACATCGTCATGTTCCAAAACCAATTTATAAAGCTCAAGCAGAACAGAAAAGTATACGTGAAAGAGAAAAACGTAAAGAAGCTAATCGTCGTAGACATTCTAAACCTGGAAGTGTTCCATATGTTGCTGAAAGAGCTAAAcatattgttgatgttaaagaataa
- the LOC122852180 gene encoding transmembrane protein 145-like isoform X1, producing MNCIIIIIISLTLINNFSYLNSKILLGRLETNKNWEFLARFCFLTERGSFHYDFMINRTSKNNGNVNLLLYYDAPSQWPSVYPSNRTCEDKQSILKIEQGQIVPLSADDYASSSVSGCRKIGNTLNDNDLIQCTSYRMFKSARPRWWFIALADCSSDTGLNVTYNISMTNGPPGSFWKEHYSADEFYTLPLFIIAGIAYSVLVITSIYMANELRLRRLLHSTFRLYMISMVCQFIGICCGIYSMTYRGLTGFDVKKIILLGFVFRAWSETSYTLLMLQLAEGYTITKSHLPISQLWFNTWFIFGMVFLQLGLLTYQNEVFDPGLVLYIYESGPGFCLMALKVIAWVLFTYYCFKTCQEIKTKYEFYASLLSLGSIWFLFHPLTVLIITIVIDKWIRESVVQAASLWIIFIGHAFFLWLIRPSSSNIRFPFHIRTTQVVPTFSTEPHNNNYEPSRRRASIFTVQFENTTHT from the exons atgaattgtataataattatcattatatcattaacattaattaataatttttcatatttaaattcaaaaattcttCTTGGTCGTCTTGAAACAAACaaa aatTGGGAATTTTTAGcaagattttgttttttaactgAACGTGGATCATTTCATTatgattttatgataaatcgtacatcaaaaaataatggtaatgTCAACTTGTTGCTGTATTATGATGCACCAAGTCAATGGCCAAGTGTATATCCATCAAATCGTACATGTGAagataaacaatcaatattaaaaattgaacaagGACAAATTGTTCCATTATCAGCTGATGATTATGCTTCATCAAGTGTATCAGGCTGTAGAAAAATTGGTAATACATTAAATGACAATGATTTAATTCAATGTACAAGTTATAGAATGTTTAAATCAGCAAGACCACGTTGGTGGTTTATTGCTTTAGCTGATTGTTCATCTGATACTGGATTAAATGTaacatataatatttcaatgacaAATGGTCCACCTGGTAGTTTTTGGAAAGAACATTATTCAGCTGATGAATTct atactttgccattatttataattgctgGTATTGCATACAGTGTGTTGGTAATTACTAGTATTTACATGGCAAATGAACTACGTCTTCGTCGTCTTCTTCACTCGACATTTCGTCTTTACATGATATCAATGGTATGTCAATTTATTGGCATTTGTTGTGGTATTTATTCAATGACATATCGTGGTCTAACTGgttttgatgttaaaaaaataattttactgggATTTGTTTTTCGAGCATGGTCAGAAACATCATATACTTTGTTAATGCTACAACTTGCTGAGGGTTATACAATTACAAAAAGCCATTTACCAATATCACAATTATGGTTTAATACATGGTTTATATTTGGCATGGTTTTTTTACAACTTGGTTTATTAACTTATCAAAATGAAGTATTTGATCCTGGGCTGgtactttatatttatgaatcaGGACCAGGTTTTTGTCTTATGGCACTTAAAGTTATTGCCTGggttttatttacatattattgCTTTAAAACATGCcaagaaattaaaacaaaatatgaattttatgcATCGTTATTAAGTCTTGGATCAATATGGTTTTTATTTCATCCACTCACT gttttaataattaccatTGTCATTGATAAATGGATACGTGAATCAGTTGTACAAGCAGCATCATTatggataatatttattggacATGCATTTTTTCTTTGGCTAATACGTCCATCATCTTCCAATATTCGTTTTCCATTTCACATACGTACAACTCAAGTTGTTCCAACTTTTTCTACAGAAccacacaataataattatgaaccAAGTAGAAGAAGAGCTTCAATATTTACTGTACAATTTGAAAACACAACACACACataa
- the LOC122852180 gene encoding transmembrane protein 145-like isoform X2 has product MNCIIIIIISLTLINNFSYLNSKILLGRLETNKNWEFLARFCFLTERGSFHYDFMINRTSKNNGNVNLLLYYDAPSQWPSVYPSNRTCEDKQSILKIEQGQIVPLSADDYASSSVSGCRKIADCSSDTGLNVTYNISMTNGPPGSFWKEHYSADEFYTLPLFIIAGIAYSVLVITSIYMANELRLRRLLHSTFRLYMISMVCQFIGICCGIYSMTYRGLTGFDVKKIILLGFVFRAWSETSYTLLMLQLAEGYTITKSHLPISQLWFNTWFIFGMVFLQLGLLTYQNEVFDPGLVLYIYESGPGFCLMALKVIAWVLFTYYCFKTCQEIKTKYEFYASLLSLGSIWFLFHPLTVLIITIVIDKWIRESVVQAASLWIIFIGHAFFLWLIRPSSSNIRFPFHIRTTQVVPTFSTEPHNNNYEPSRRRASIFTVQFENTTHT; this is encoded by the exons atgaattgtataataattatcattatatcattaacattaattaataatttttcatatttaaattcaaaaattcttCTTGGTCGTCTTGAAACAAACaaa aatTGGGAATTTTTAGcaagattttgttttttaactgAACGTGGATCATTTCATTatgattttatgataaatcgtacatcaaaaaataatggtaatgTCAACTTGTTGCTGTATTATGATGCACCAAGTCAATGGCCAAGTGTATATCCATCAAATCGTACATGTGAagataaacaatcaatattaaaaattgaacaagGACAAATTGTTCCATTATCAGCTGATGATTATGCTTCATCAAGTGTATCAGGCTGTAGAAAAATTG CTGATTGTTCATCTGATACTGGATTAAATGTaacatataatatttcaatgacaAATGGTCCACCTGGTAGTTTTTGGAAAGAACATTATTCAGCTGATGAATTct atactttgccattatttataattgctgGTATTGCATACAGTGTGTTGGTAATTACTAGTATTTACATGGCAAATGAACTACGTCTTCGTCGTCTTCTTCACTCGACATTTCGTCTTTACATGATATCAATGGTATGTCAATTTATTGGCATTTGTTGTGGTATTTATTCAATGACATATCGTGGTCTAACTGgttttgatgttaaaaaaataattttactgggATTTGTTTTTCGAGCATGGTCAGAAACATCATATACTTTGTTAATGCTACAACTTGCTGAGGGTTATACAATTACAAAAAGCCATTTACCAATATCACAATTATGGTTTAATACATGGTTTATATTTGGCATGGTTTTTTTACAACTTGGTTTATTAACTTATCAAAATGAAGTATTTGATCCTGGGCTGgtactttatatttatgaatcaGGACCAGGTTTTTGTCTTATGGCACTTAAAGTTATTGCCTGggttttatttacatattattgCTTTAAAACATGCcaagaaattaaaacaaaatatgaattttatgcATCGTTATTAAGTCTTGGATCAATATGGTTTTTATTTCATCCACTCACT gttttaataattaccatTGTCATTGATAAATGGATACGTGAATCAGTTGTACAAGCAGCATCATTatggataatatttattggacATGCATTTTTTCTTTGGCTAATACGTCCATCATCTTCCAATATTCGTTTTCCATTTCACATACGTACAACTCAAGTTGTTCCAACTTTTTCTACAGAAccacacaataataattatgaaccAAGTAGAAGAAGAGCTTCAATATTTACTGTACAATTTGAAAACACAACACACACataa
- the LOC122852182 gene encoding FAD-linked sulfhydryl oxidase ALR, with product MDPEPPCRACTDFKSWTKTQKKKYDNKMETDAKKSNDSTNMTTPTSSNREKLNCPLDKAELGKSTWSFLHTMAAYYPDKPSVEQKKDMSTFFHIFSKFYPCSICAEDLREQIQVTPPKTSSQNELSQWLCMIHNEVNKKLGKSEFDCKLVNQRWRDGWLDGSCD from the exons ATGGATCCAGAACCACCATGTAGAGCCTGTACTGACTTTAAATCATGGActaaaactcaaaaaaaaaaatacgataataagatg GAAACAGatgcaaaaaaatcaaatgatagTACAAATATGACAACTCCAACATCATCTAATCGTGAAAAGCTTAATTGTCCACTTGATAAAGCTGAACTTGGTAAATCAACATGGTCATTCCTTCATACAATGGCTGCTTATTATCCAGATAAACCATCAGTTGAACAAAAGAAAGATATGTcaacattttttcatatattttcaaaattttatccaTGCAGTATTTGTGCTGAGGATTTACGTGAACAAATTCAAGTAACACCACCAAAAACATCATCACAAAATGAATTGAGTCAATGGCTGTGTATGATACACAATgaagtcaataaaaaattaggaaAATCTGAATTTGATTGTAAATTAGTTAATCAAAGATGGAGAGATGGATGGCTAGATGGTTCTTGTGATTag
- the LOC122852177 gene encoding putative uncharacterized protein DDB_G0277255: MNPTKPEKKISRRSSILKLPKNKNPSEYGDQAVPAEESPRKDNRRVSFAGKKHVKEFCESNFQGTVWDNTYEESDSSHMKTSQTSLSDVTPPLNTTNENSPIENNSYQLITNQHLQNLPRATNYHLDESNDTLLLLANKRQLNRRNQLPLNNNGLDQFIDKENIPISIETEKIESSLVEDEIIQLSHKTIDKTDNMLPSFSIYCDDEEENKDLKCLENNDDTVIGELSMDCTLTANQLQISSDKCNNNNNNNSIDNINESKDMEITDNISSNIYKQENTIDNKTQYFEQNEMVMTVAVSSLLDKQKIIYDENDEITSNNRMSMTTAISSVLHRPLFNDQTRKLDQSQMEMTEAGPSLLCRQITDDQSQVINQNRMEINNANSAVFNNKKISDDQTKIFHENRMSITSAIPSVLHNQLGEDKTIFFQHERMDTTRVVPSHLQVMLYEQNQGCNQNRMSMTTMTPSVLQHQPTEENQQRANRQSIMEMTEPVASGLSQNNDEEASGVVNENRMSMTTMIPSMLQHQQLRNNQQRNNRQSMMEMTEAISSVLSQNNEEQSEVINQNQMSMTTAISSILQRQAIAVNQTINQNPMEFTEAIPSVLNQPKNTDNQSRMTVINSTSKSPSRLANQVPSTHNYLDEITDPSLSLKRNYGIIRSPHNSRNTELSSPYPKIQINKSSNVQKNTATDKDREKLHRVLHEGLSEVEYSPIPKQYKNISMELTTPVPTNYVIDQNSTDEMISVINEADNSKEINKQISTIVNSTIIPEMGDDKSIEINKNSSFVNSTINPEDNAADKNPIESADMSKIKNVINEEIIPAIERAEISSSLSIDKENHEPIDNNPSTNKSVARELFEINDNVALENLDNNHSSNSTNESIACRHYFDDNTADQITRPFASPSFNMNTETTKTIRIIPNCFENSEYNHSLTIPIQQSSTDNLDAIKEPSFFENSTESVDVNAVYGNEITANIKIWERQNIPQVKETIESGNKSVDDHQDNINNNEINSTDKTQENISVVNFSKATEKHNTSIIKINKTNKRRSLDMCDDEKISEKTKRFKLNNNNYYSQASNDESSSLKFIKKPEELLKNKETNKLPIEIIESLETKQFLAQNKLQLKNINAIIAKNTLFLNKVMKDIDDKKKELHYHEEKMNEFSIIGNKKIVLNDDLNLNVEENNDTSRFGVLKKNIKNYENKRECIWKIISIDSTRIIIEYYKTTIWLVIGFDVPDNTDELEMIKGVKIIPRLHPNEIVSLKITDKLIVDQIDLEYLKDNYKTYDDVMKMIEYVDDEVKSIYDFYFELIKLERKNLMDISLDKITFVSRTSKMRIILRVTVNVKIFSKITPDDITVDCLLGNVKHNDIKNLIKNVKKNYRFLKFYIDDVRNFIELLEEAQRPKNI; this comes from the exons at gAATCCAACAAAAccagaaaagaaaatatctcGACGATCGTCG atattaaagctgccaaaaaataaaaatccatcaGAGTATGGAGATCAAGCAGTACCAGCTGAAGAGAGTCCTCGCAAAGATAACAGAAGAGTTAGCTTTGCTGGTAAAAAACATGTCAA ggaATTTTGCGAGTCGAATTTCCAGGGTACAGTATGGGATAACACATACGAAGAGAGTGATTCAAGTCACATGAAAACAAGTCAAACATCATTATCTGATGTAACACCTCCATTAAAcacaacaaatgaaaatagtccaattgaaaataattcatatcaattaattacaaatcaacatttacaaaatttaccaAGAGCAACGAATTATCATCTTGATGAATCCAATGATACCTTGTTGTTACTTGCAAATAAAAGACAGTTAAATCGTAGAAATCAATTGCCATTAAACAACAATGGTTTAGaccaatttattgataaagaaaatattccCATATCAAtagaaacagaaaaaattgaaagttcACTTGTTGAAGATGAAATAATACAACTAAGCCATAAAACTATTGATAAAACAGATAATATGTTACcaagtttttcaatttattgtgatgatgaagaagaaaataaagatttaaaatgtttagaaaataatgatgatactgTTATTGGTGAACTATCAATGGACTGTACTTTAACTGCAAATCAACTTCAAATTTCATCTGacaaatgtaataataataataataataattcaattgacaATATTAATGAATCAAAAGACATGGAAATAACtgataatatatcatcaaatatttataaacaagaaaatacaattgataataaaacacAATATTTTGAACAAAATGAAATGGTCATGACAGTGGCAGTATCTTCACTGTtagacaaacaaaaaataatatatgatgaaaatgatgaaattacATCAAATAATCGGATGTCAATGACAACAGCAATATCATCAGTTTTACATCGTCCATTGTTTAATGATCAAACTCGTAAATTAGATCAAAGCCAAATGGAAATGACTGAAGCAGGTCCATCACTTTTATGTAGACAAATTACTGATGATCAAAGTCAAGTTATTAATCAAAATCGTATGGAAATAAATAATGCAAATTCAgctgtttttaataataaaaaaatatctgatgatcaaactaaaatatttcatgaaaatcGTATGTCAATAACAAGTGCTATTCCATCAGTTTTACATAATCAACTTGGTGAAGATAAAACTATCTTTTTTCAGCATGAACGTATGGATACAACTCGAGTGGTTCCTTCGCATTTACAAGTAATGCTTTATGAACAAAACCAAGGATGTAATCAAAATCGAATGTCAATGACAACGATGACTCCATCAGTGTTACAGCATCAACCAACAGAAGAAAATCAACAAAGAGCTAATCGTCAAAGTATTATGGAAATGACTGAACCAGTCGCTTCGGGTTTGAGTCAAAATAACGACGAGGAAGCATCTGGTGTTGTTAATGAAAATCGAATGTCAATGACAACGATGATTCCATCAATGCTACAGCATCAACAATTAAGGAATAATCAACAGCGAAATAACCGTCAAAGTATGATGGAAATGACTGAAGCGATTTCTTCTGTTTTGAGTCAAAATAACGAGGAACAATCAGAGGTGATTAATCAAAATCAAATGTCAATGACAACAGCAATATCTTCAATTTTACAAAGACAAGCGATTGCTGTAAATCaaacaattaatcaaaatCCCATGGAATTCACTGAAGCAATACCATCAGTTTTAAATCAACCTAAAAATACTGATAATCAATCTCGTATGACAGTTATTAATTCAACTTCTAAATCACCATCAAGATTGGCCAATCAAGTACCATCTACTCATAATTATCTTGATGAAATAACAGATCCaagtttatcattaaaaagaaattatggAATAATTCGTTCACCACATAATTCAAGAAATACAGAACTATCAAGTCCATATCCAAAAATtcagataaataaatcatcaaatgtacaaaaaaatacagcaaCAGATAAAGATCGTGAAAAACTACATAGAGTTTTACATGAAGGTTTATCAGAAGTTGAATATAGTCCAATTcctaaacaatataaaaatatttcaatggaATTAACAACACCTGTACCAACTAATTATGTTATCGATCAAAACTCAACTGATGAAATGATTTCAGTTATAAATGAAGCTGATaattcaaaagaaataaataaacaaatttctaCAATagtaaattcaacaattattccAGAAATGGgtgatgataaatcaattgaaataaataaaaattcttcattTGTAAATTCGACAATAAATCCAGAAGATAATGCAGCTGATAAAAATCCAATTGAATCAGCTGATatgtcgaaaataaaaaatgtaattaatgaAGAAATTATACCAGCTATTGAACGAGCTGAAATTTCATCaagtttatcaattgataaagaaaatcatgaaccaattgataataatcccTCGACAAATAAATCAGTTGCAAGAGaactttttgaaattaatgataacgtggcattagaaaatttagataataatcaTTCGTCGAATTCAACTAACGAATCTATTGCATGTCGTCATTATTTCGATGACAATACAGCTGATCAAATAACACGACCATTCGCAAGTCCTTCTTTTAATATGAATACTGAAACAACTAAGACAATTAGAATTATTCCaaattgttttgaaaattCTGAATATAATCATAGTTTAACAATTCCAATACAACAATCATCTACTGATAATCTTGATGCCATCAAAGAACCATCATTTTTTGAGAACTCAACTGAATCTGTCGACGTTAATGCTGTTTATGGAAATGAAATAACagctaatataaaaatttgggaACGACAAAATATTCCACAAGTTAAAGAGACAATTGAAAGTGGAAATAAATCAGTTGATGATCAtcaagataatataaataataatgaaataaattctaCTGATAAAAcacaagaaaatatatcagttgttaatttttctaaagcAACTGAAAAACATAATacaagtattattaaaattaacaaaacaaataaaagaagaagCTTAGATATgtgtgatgatgaaaaaataagtgaaaaaacaaaacgttttaaattaaataataataattattattcacaagcatcaaatgatgaatcatcaagtttaaaatttattaaaaaaccagaagaattattaaaaaataaagaaactaATAAATTgccaattgaaattattgaaagtTTAGAAACTAAACAATTTTTAGCACAAAATAaacttcaattaaaaaatataaatgcaataattgcaaaaaatactttatttttaaataaagttatgaaagatattgatgataaaaaaaaagaattacattatcatgaagaaaaaatgaatgaatttagtattattggtaataaaaaaattgttttaaatgatgatttaaatttgaatgttgaagaaaataatgacaCAAGTCGATTTggagtgttaaaaaaaaatataaaaaattatgaaaataaacgtGAATGtatttggaaaataataagtatTGATTCAAcaagaattattattgaatattataaaacaacaatatggCTTGTTATTGGTTTTGATGTTCCTGATAATACTGATGAACTTGAAATGATAAAAGGAGTTAAAATTATTCCAAGATTACATCCAAATGAAAtagtaagtttaaaaataactgataaattaattgttgatcaaattgatttagaatatttaaaagataattataaaacttaTGATGACGTTATGAAAATGATTGAATACGTTGATGATGAAGTTAAAtcaatatatgatttttattttgaactaattaaacttgaaagaaaaaatttaatggatatTAGTCTTGATAAAATAACGTTTGTCAGTCGAACAAGTAAAATGAGAATAATATTAAGAGTAAcagtaaatgttaaaatattttcaaaaattacacCTGATGATATTACTGTTGATTGTTTATTAGGAAATGTTAa GCacaatgacataaaaaatcttataaaaaatgttaagaagaattatagatttttaaaattttatattgatgatgttCGGAATTTTATTGAGTTACTGGAAGAAGCTCAACGACCAAAAaacatctaa